The following is a genomic window from Desulfosoma caldarium.
CGGCGACTTTTTTGACAAACAGCTTGTCCGTCCTGTCGCGAAATACTTGGTCCACAGTCTGGACGATCCATTCCTTGAGTTCGTTATCGGTGACGCAAATGAAGAGGCTGCTAGAAAAGCAACCAACGGTGTTCTGTAGGGGTCATGTAGACGAGATCGCCACTTGCGGAGATCTTTTCAGGAAAGGCTCGCGCCATGCGCTGAAAGAGTGGGGGCAGCAGGTCCCAGACTCGATGAGCCATCTCCGCCGCAGGCCGACGTCTCAAGTCATCCAGCACGTCGGACAGATAACGGCCAATGTCCTCGCGAACCTCCGGGTCCCATCCCGCGTTTTCGCCGGCAAACCCAAAGTAACCTGCCCCTGTTCGTTTCTCAAAGGCAAACTCTTGCACGCTTTGCGCCCGCATCACCACGGGACGTTCTGCCTCATCAAAACCAGCAAAGACGATTTCCTGTAGTTGTTCAAGCCATTCGGGTTTTGTCAACCCAGGCGCCAAATCTTCCATCAAACCGGCAATGGTATGCTCATAAAGGCTTTGCAACCATCCAGACTCGGCCACCAGCCGCTCCATCACCTTCGCGGCCGCCATGGCCCCTTGAGCCTCATCGTCCATGAGATGCCGAACCCGTTTTCTTACCTCGTCAAGAAATGCGGACAACCCAATGCCAGTCATCCACCACCCAAACCCGACGGCGTGGATCTTTTGCGCATTCCACGCGGTGACCTTTTCGCTGCGGATCATTCCCATCGGGTCGGTTGAAATGCTCAGCACTTGTTTCTTATTGTCCGCGGCCACCACAATGGCCTGCGCCGTCGTGAGGTAGCAGTAGAAACTCATGATGTGGTGCGCCTGGAGCTGCGTTCCCAGGAATCAACACTTTTCCCAGACACCCTCGTCCCACACCTCCACACGAACGGCTTTGGGATCAACGCCGTGTCGGCCAAGAGCCCCTCGCGCAGCCTCCATGGCCTGCTCCACGGAATCCACCGAACCCTCTTCTTCAAGGCCCACCTCCGCATTGGCGATTCTCCAATGCCAGCCCAACGGGCCGGTGCCGAAACTCTTCCAAAAGACGATGACGTGCCATGCCATGTTGAGCCCCCCTAATCAACCCGCCGAAAAATGTTTTGCCGACGCCGCGTCGTAAAAGCGCCTTTCGGCCATCCCTGCCAGCGCCGCACAGCTTCTATCATTTAGCCGCATGCCCGCGCTTCAGCACTCCACTTTAGGGCAGGTCCGAGATTAGATGGCGTGGGCAACGAGATCATAGGTTCGCACAAGCCCTTCCAAGGCCTTCGAGCACGGCCTCTGGGCCAAGTAGTTTTCGGTAAAACGTGGATCATCAAAAAGGGCCAGAACATACGTGACGTGGCCGGAATAGCCCAAAGGATCCAACGCCTGAAGGGCTCGAGTGAAATCTTCGGCCAATGCCCAAAGGTCTCGGTGCACCACGGGCCCCTTCGAACCGCACGGTTCGACGGAATACAGGCGGCGGCAACTGAATGGTCGAACGGCATAAATCCGGCAGCGTTTATCCGGATTGAGAAAGGGACAAGGCAAAAGAAGACATCGCTTCTTTTGCTCCCTGTTTTCCGCAATCCGCTGCCGCAGATCGGTCGCTTCAAAGATCGAAAGCGCCTCCATGGCTTCTCGTATGCGCAACGCCTCCAAGGTCGTGGTAAAGATTTCACCCACATTGGTGCAACAGTCGGCGCAGCCGGGTTTGCACGCCGCATCGGCCACAAAGGAGGCCGCTGTGTTCTGAAACGCGTCGTAGAGGGCTTCCAATTCCCGAAATCTTTCGTCAAACCGATCACGCGGCCAAGGCGATGTCATGAACGGGCCCTTGTTGGCAAGAGGTTCCGGTTCGAAACTGCGGGCTGCTTAAGAGCTCATAATATGATATGGTGAAATAGTGAAGATTCGCAAGGCTTTTCCATGGTGGAACGTAGAGGTGACCATGTTCACGAAGGTGCTCTTGTTCAAAATCGTGCTGCCCTTGGTCATCGGGGCTATAGCGCTGCGGCTGGCTCCTTTTTCGTGGGCACGACGCATACGCGCTAAGATTCGGTTTGGCACCGTCGTGCGCCGCGCCTTGATCCCTCTTCTTTGCCTGGGAGCGCTGGCCTATGGCGCCGACTACGTAATCAATAAGTTTGCTTATGACAAAGAACAATCCCGAATCCAGCGGCAAGGCGGTCGAAGGGGAACGCTGCCACTGCCCGATCATGGAAGGCCTTTGCGCTCTCCATGATCTCCACTCCTGTGGGCAAATTCATGGGCTGCTGCTAAGTTTGGTCCACGAATGAAGGCACGCCCCGACAGAGCGTGGCCCCGAAGGGCACCCACTGCGGCGCGGATTCCGGTCCAAAGGTCACATCTCGGATCAGAGCCATGGCGTCTAGGTGCCGGCGATCTCCTTTTTCCACCAGAACGGGCTCTCCAAAGGCCACTCGAAGGCGGCGCCGGCCGGCCACTATATTCCTCCAATCCTTTCGAAAACCTCCCCAGATGCCGTGAAGGCGAATGGGCAGCACCACGAAGGAGCCGTGTTTGGCAAAAAACCGGACAGCCCCCAGATCCTGCCCCATGCGCCCGTCGCTGGACACGCAGCCTTCAGGAAAGAGAAAGTACACATTGCCTTGGCGAAGACCTCGAATCACCCGGCGCACCACGGAACGCTCGCGAATGTTAACACATCCCAGGCGATTCATGAACCAGCGCTTCCATGGGCGGTCAAAGAGTTCACGCTTGCCGAGAAAAGTCACCGTACCCAGGTCTCGCAACACGTGAAATTCGAGAACGGCACATATAAACATGGGATCCCACGCGCTGATATGGTTGGCCACAAGAAGGAGGCCCTTATTCTCCTCCCTGGCCTTGCCTGCCGCCTTGGCAACGTTTTCCACACCGCTCACCTGGGGAGCCAGGAACCATCGATACGGTGGGCGCACCATAGCCCACAGGGCCAGTTGATAGGGATTCATGTGCCGCACCTCCTTTCTCGCGAACCCTTCGGCGGAAGGCGCGCGGTGCCTTCTCCTTCCATGTCCGCTATACAAAAGGTCGGCACAAGGGGCACAAATCGTGAGCTTTTTTTGCCAAGGACGTTTCCGGCGCCGCGCCTATTCAAGTCCCTTCAAGAATGGCAGCACGTTCAGGTGCGAGCGGCTTTGCGCCATCCCTGCCCTTTTAGAATAAGCACCTCTTCTTGGCGGCGTCGCACGATCTGGCGAATGTATTCCTTGAGGTCGGTTCGCTTGAGCGGTTCCAATTCTTCATGAAGGCGGGTGCTGGATTCCAGGTCTTTGGGCGTCAGACCGTACCAGCTGCAGTAGTCTTGGTCGAAGATCTCTTCGGGCGAGTAGTCTTTTCGGCCGAGGCGTTGTCCCAAGTAAAACCGAGCCGCTTCCATGTCGTATTCTAGAATCCAACCACCGTCTTTGACCATGCTCCTCTCATCCCATGGAGCCGAGACGGCGCATTGAGGGCAGTACAGATGCACCAAGACCTCTTCGGGCAGAATACTGTCCCGATGAAAGATATAAGCCTCTTCTCGCCCACACTCACACGGCCTCTTTTGATGCAAACACATGACTTGCTCCCTTTTACAGCCCGCCATGTTCGTCCAAAAGCCGACGAGCGAACGGGCGATCTGCCGGCGCCAAGGCGTAACGACGCATATCAGCGATGGGTACCCATCGCACATCGGCATGCACCGAGGGACAAATGTGGCCGGAAATCCAGCGAACCTTGTAGGCCATGAGCCGAATTTCTGCGCGACCGTCGCAGTGGCGACTCTCACCAAAAAACGACACCACTTCCACTCGAATGCCCAGCTCTTCCAGAATTTCTCGGCAAAGGCATTCTTCTAAAGTTTCCCCCGGTTCCACCGTACCCCCGGGAAATTCCCACAGAAAGGCCAGCGCGTCGGAGGACGGCCTCTGGGCCAAAAGGACGCACCCGTCCTGCTCAAGGATTGCTGCCGTCACTGTCTTTTGCATCATGCCCAATCAAGTTCCCCGCCCCGTCTGTTGAGCATAGTCGCAGTCATCGGCAAGGGGGCACCGGCTGCACAAAGGTTTGCGCGCCGTGCAGATCATGCGTCCATGCTGGATCATGGCATTGCTGAACCAGGTCCATTGAGCGCGAGGTACCATTTCCATGAGCCGCCTTTCCACGGCTTCGGGCGTCTTTTCATCAACGATGCCCAACCGCTGGGACACTCTGAGCACGTGCGTATCGACGGCCACGCCTTCCTGAATGCCGTAAGCGTTTCCCAAAACCATGGCCGCCGTCTTGCGCCCGACGCCGGGAAGCCGCACCAAGGCTTCCATGGTTCGCGGCACTTCCCCGCCGTGCTTTTCCACGACCTCTTGAGCACACGCTCGAACAGCCTTGGCCTTGTTGCGGTAGTATCCCGTTGAGCGAACCATCTGTTCCAGGCTTTCCAGAGGTTCCGCCGCAAGAGCTTGCGGCGTCGGGCAGCGCTCAAACAGGGTTCGAGTCACTTGATTGACCCGCTCGTCGGTGCACTGGGCCGAAAGGATCACCGCAATGAGCAGCTCAAAGGGGTTTCGAAAGTTTAAAGCCAAGGACGCATGGGGATAATGGCGTTCCAGTGTACGGAGGATGCCCTGGATCCGAGCTTCGCTCTCCATGATGCCATGGCTCCTTGAGGCCTTTTCTACACCGAACGAAATGGCCTAGGAGGATTTCTTCCTTCGCCGTTCCTGATAGATTTTTAGATTTTCAGGAATTCCTCGCACTTTAGCCGCTTCGCTGCGAGCTCGCGTCACCACTTTGGCAGCCAGGGAATCCTTCAGGCGGAACCCCCATTTTTTCTTGTATTCCCGCGGTGTCATGCCGTGGCTTTTGAGATGGTTGGCCGTGATCTGACGAAATTGAGCCCCGCATTCCAGGCAGACCACGCTGTTT
Proteins encoded in this region:
- a CDS encoding YkgJ family cysteine cluster protein — protein: MTSPWPRDRFDERFRELEALYDAFQNTAASFVADAACKPGCADCCTNVGEIFTTTLEALRIREAMEALSIFEATDLRQRIAENREQKKRCLLLPCPFLNPDKRCRIYAVRPFSCRRLYSVEPCGSKGPVVHRDLWALAEDFTRALQALDPLGYSGHVTYVLALFDDPRFTENYLAQRPCSKALEGLVRTYDLVAHAI
- a CDS encoding lysophospholipid acyltransferase family protein, with protein sequence MNPYQLALWAMVRPPYRWFLAPQVSGVENVAKAAGKAREENKGLLLVANHISAWDPMFICAVLEFHVLRDLGTVTFLGKRELFDRPWKRWFMNRLGCVNIRERSVVRRVIRGLRQGNVYFLFPEGCVSSDGRMGQDLGAVRFFAKHGSFVVLPIRLHGIWGGFRKDWRNIVAGRRRLRVAFGEPVLVEKGDRRHLDAMALIRDVTFGPESAPQWVPFGATLCRGVPSFVDQT
- a CDS encoding (deoxy)nucleoside triphosphate pyrophosphohydrolase is translated as MMQKTVTAAILEQDGCVLLAQRPSSDALAFLWEFPGGTVEPGETLEECLCREILEELGIRVEVVSFFGESRHCDGRAEIRLMAYKVRWISGHICPSVHADVRWVPIADMRRYALAPADRPFARRLLDEHGGL
- the nth gene encoding endonuclease III, translated to MESEARIQGILRTLERHYPHASLALNFRNPFELLIAVILSAQCTDERVNQVTRTLFERCPTPQALAAEPLESLEQMVRSTGYYRNKAKAVRACAQEVVEKHGGEVPRTMEALVRLPGVGRKTAAMVLGNAYGIQEGVAVDTHVLRVSQRLGIVDEKTPEAVERRLMEMVPRAQWTWFSNAMIQHGRMICTARKPLCSRCPLADDCDYAQQTGRGT